The Coffea arabica cultivar ET-39 chromosome 4e, Coffea Arabica ET-39 HiFi, whole genome shotgun sequence genome includes a window with the following:
- the LOC113742382 gene encoding ABC transporter G family member 36-like isoform X2, with protein sequence MIVMNYLHNRMTLLLGPPSSGKTTLLLALAGRLDPRLKVKGYISYNGHDLKEFVPQKTAAYISQNDVHIAEMTVKETLDFSARCQGVGSRYELLTELERRERDAGIRPEAEVDLFLKATAVEGAESSLITDYTLRILGLDICRDTIIGDEMQRGISGGQKKRVTTGEMIVGPTKTLFMDEISTGLDSSTTFQIVKCVQQIVHSTEATVLMSLLQPAPETYDLFDDIILLSEGQIVYQGPRVHVLEFFESCGFKCPERKGTADFLQEVTSRKDQEQYWADRSKPYRYISVAEFANMFKRLHVGQLLENELSVPYDKARSHKAALVFKKYSVSKKELLKANFDKEWMLIKRNSFLYIFKTFQHTIVSLIASTVFLRTKMHTRNEADGAVYVGVLGFSLVANMFNGIAELALTMKRLPVFYKQRDLLFHPPWAFTLPSFLLALPISALESLVWTVVTYNVAGLAPEASRFFKQLLLVFLIQQMAAGLFRFIAAICRTMTIANTGGSLALLFVTLLSGFVLPKDKIPDWWGWGYWVSPLTYGFNAITVNEMFAPRWMNKLASDNQTSLGVEILKNFGVSAQRSWYWIGTAALLGFIVLLNILYTFALTYLNPLGKPEAIISKEQAREMEDNQEDLKEETRLKVNKSKKGEIAIQPVSTHSTSTLISRKEDTRLEATSGFAPKRGMVLPFTPLTMTFDSVNYFVDMPREMREQGVTEEKLQLLSSVTGVFRPCVLTALMGVSGAGKTTLMDVLAGRKTGGYIEGDIRISGFPKIQETFARVSGYCEQTDIHSPQLTVRESLIFSAFLRLPREVSKEEKMIFVDEVMGLVELENLKDAIVGLPGVSGLSTEQRKRLTIAVELVANPSIIFMDEPTSGLDARAAAIVMRTVRNTVDTGRTVVCTIHQPSIDIFEAFDELLLMKRGGEVIYAGPIGRHSQKMIEYFEAIPGVQKITEKYNPATWMLNVSSVATEVRHGIDFAETYKSSVLYAQNKALVKELSIPLQGANDLYFPTQYCQSTWSQFKSCLWKQQITYWRSPDYNLVRIVFSLAAALILGTIFWRVGSKRESNADLLTIIGAMFIAVLFIGINNCSTVQPVVAIERTVVYRERAAGMYSAIPYAMAQVIAEIPYIFLQTSYYSLIVYAMVGFEWTAAKFFWFYFVTFFSFLYFTYYGMMTVSITPNHQVASIIAAAFYGIFNIFAGFYIPRPKIPKWWIWYYWICPVSWTLYGLILSQYGDVEDTIKVPGMSPDPKIKDYIRDHFGYESDFMGPAAAVLIGFCVLFAFVYAFCIKTLNFQNR encoded by the exons ATGATTGTCATGAATTACCTGCATAACAGGATGACGCTTCTATTAGGACCACCATCTTCTGGGAAAACAACGCTCTTATTGGCTCTAGCAGGAAGATTAGACCCTCGTTTGAAG GTGAAAGGATACATATCTTACAACGGCCATGACCTGAAAGAATTTGTGCCGCAAAAGACAGCGGCATACATTAGCCAAAATGATGTCCACATTGCAGAAATGACAGTGAAAGAAACACTCGATTTCTCTGCAAGATGCCAAGGGGTTGGATCCCGATACG AACTTTTGACTGAGCTTGAAAGGAGGGAAAGGGACGCTGGCATTCGCCCTGAGGCTGAAGTTGATCTTTTCTTGAAG GCAACAGCTGTGGAAGGTGCCGAAAGCAGTCTCATTACCGACTACACTCTCAGA ATATTGGGACTAGATATTTGCCGAGATACTATTATTGGGGATGAAATGCAGCGAGGGATCTCCGGGGGTCAAAAAAAGCGTGTCACAACAG GAGAAATGATTGTTGGACCAACCAAGACACTGTTTATGGATGAAATATCAACAGGCCTTGACAGCTCTACAACATTTCAAATAGTCAAGTGCGTACAACAGATTGTGCACTCGACAGAGGCTACCGTGCTAATGTCCCTCCTGCAGCCTGCTCCCGAGACTTATGACCTCTTTGATGATATCATCCTTTTGTCAGAAGGCCAAATTGTATATCAGGGTCCAAGAGTGCACGTTCTTGAATTCTTTGAGAGCTGTGGTTTCAAGTGTCCAGAGAGAAAGGGAACTGCTGATTTCCTGCAGGAG GTTACGTCAAGAAAAGACCAGGAGCAGTACTGGGCAGACCGAAGCAAGCCATATAGATATATATCTGTTGCCGAATTTGCAAATATGTTCAAACGTCTCCATGTTGGTCAGCTTCTAGAGAACGAGCTCTCAGTCCCTTACGACAAGGCACGGAGTCACAAAGCAGCTCTAGTGTTCAAAAAGTACTCGGTCTCTAAAAAAGAGCTTCTAAAAGCAAATTTTGACAAGGAGTGGATGCTAATCAAGAGAAACTCTTTTTTATACATTTTCAAGACTTTCCAACACACCATTGTATCACTCATCGCATCAACGGTGTTCCTAAGGACTAAAATGCACACCAGAAATGAAGCCGATGGCGCAGTTTACGTTGGAGTATTGGGGTTTAGCTTGGTTGCCAATATGTTTAATGGTATTGCTGAACTTGCACTTACCATGAAGCGACTTCCGGTCTTTTACAAGCAAAGGGATCTTCTTTTCCATCCGCCGTGGGCCTTTACCTTACCATCTTTCCTGCTAGCATTACCAATATCCGCGTTAGAGTCTCTTGTGTGGACGGTTGTAACGTACAACGTCGCTGGATTAGCCCCTGAAGCCAGCAG GTTCTTCAAGCAACTATTGCTAGTATTTCTGATCCAGCAGATGGCAGCCGGATTATTTAGGTTTATTGCGGCAATCTGTAGAACAATGACAATTGCAAATACTGGAGGAAGTCTAGCTCTTCTCTTTGTCACTCTCTTGAGTGGTTTTGTCCTTCCTAAAG ATAAAATTCCTGATTGGTGGGGTTGGGGATACTGGGTTTCACCTCTAACGTATGGTTTCAATGCCATCACCGTCAATGAAATGTTTGCTCCAAGGTGGATGAACAAATTG GCTTCTGATAATCAAACAAGTTTAGGAGTGGAAATACTGAAGAACTTCGGTGTCTCCGCCCAAAGATCTTGGTATTGGATTGGTACAGCAGCCCTACTGGGCTTTATAGTACTTTTGAACATCCTTTACACATTTGCCCTCACGTACCTTAACC CTCTTGGAAAGCCGGAAGCTATAATTTCCAAAGAGCAGGCAAGGGAGATGGAAGATAATCAAGAAGATCTGAAGGAAGAAACAAGACTTAAAGTGAACAAGTCAAAGAAAG gagaaatagcaatccAGCCAGTGAGCACGCACTCCACTAGCACTTTAATCAGTAGAAAGGAAGATACACGTCTTGAGGCTACAAGTGGTTTTGCTCCTAAGAGAGGAATGGTTCTGCCATTCACCCCACTCACCATGACCTTTGACAGCGTGAATTATTTCGTGGACATGCCCCGT GAAATGAGAGAACAAGGAGTCACAGAGGAGAAGCTCCAATTACTTAGTAGCGTAACTGGCGTATTTCGGCCATGTGTTTTAACTGCACTAATGGGAGTCAGCGGAGCAGGAAAGACTACCCTGATGGATGTTTTAGCTGGACGGAAAACAGGTGGTTACATCGAAGGCGACATAAGAATATCTGGATTCCCAAAGATACAAGAAACATTTGCTAGAGTTTCAGGTTACTGTGAACAAACTGATATCCACTCACCTCAATTAACTGTCCGTGAATCTCTGATTTTTTCGGCTTTCCTTCGGCTCCCCCGAGAAGTCAGCAAGGAGGAAAAGATG ATTTTTGTGGATGAAGTGATGGGCCTGGTTGAACTAGAGAACCTAAAAGATGCCATTGTGGGGCTTCCAGGAGTTAGTGGTTTGTCTACAGAGCAGCGAAAGAGACTGACTATAGCAGTTGAGCTTGTTGCCAATCCCTCCATCATATTTATGGATGAACCCACTTCTGGCCTTGATGCAAGAGCAGCAGCCATTGTTATGAGGACAGTGAGAAATACAGTCGACACGGGGAGAACAGTTGTATGCACAATTCATCAGCCTAGCATAGACATTTTTGAAGCTTTTGATGAG CTACTTTTGATGAAAAGAGGAGGCGAAGTGATTTATGCAGGACCAATAGGACGGCATTCCCAGAAAATGATAGAATACTTTGAG GCAATTCCTGGAGTGCAAAAGATTACAGAGAAGTACAATCCAGCAACATGGATGCTAAATGTTAGCTCAGTTGCCACCGAAGTTAGGCATGGAATTGATTTTGCTGAGACATACAAATCCTCAGTATTGTATGC ACAAAATAAGGCTCTAGTGAAAGAGTTGAGCATACCACTTCAAGGTGCAAATGACCTCTATTTCCCTACACAATATTGTCAATCCACGTGGAGTCAATTCAAATCCTGCCTGTGGAAGCAACAGATAACTTACTGGAGAAGTCCCGATTATAACCTTGTCAGAATCGTCTTCAGTTTAGCTGCCGCACTCATTCTTGGAACAATTTTTTGGAGAGTTGGAAGTAAAAG GGAGAGCAATGCTGATCTTCTGACCATCATTGGGGCTATGTTCATTGCTGTACTTTTTATTGGGATCAATAATTGTTCGACTGTGCAACCAGTTGTTGCCATCGAAAGAACTGTTGTTTATCGGGAAAGAGCTGCTGGGATGTACTCAGCCATACCATATGCCATGGCACAA GTTATTGCAGAGATACCATACATATTTTTGCAAACTTCCTACTATTCACTTATAGTGTATGCCATGGTGGGCTTCGAATGGACAGCAGCAAAATTTTTCTGGTTCTACTTTGTGaccttcttctcttttctctaCTTCACATATTACGGAATGATGACAGTTTCCATCACACCAAACCACCAAGTGGCATCAATAATTGCAGCAGCATTCTACGGAATTTTCAATATCTTCGCTGGATTCTACATCCCCAGACCA AAAATTCCCAAATGGTGGATATGGTACTACTGGATTTGCCCTGTGTCATGGACACTCTACGGACTAATCTTATCACAATATGGTGATGTAGAGGATACAATCAAAGTCCCCGGAATGTCTCCTGATCCAAAAATCAAAGATTATATCAGGGATCACTTCGGATACGAATCAGACTTCATGGGACCAGCGGCAGCAGTTTTGATCGGTTTCTGTGTTTTGTTTGCATTTGTGTACGCTTTCTGCATTAAGACACTGAACTTCCAGAATAGATAG
- the LOC113742382 gene encoding ABC transporter G family member 35-like isoform X1 produces MEEEKDRGAAGEIRRGLSRNASVNRSSKRTMSSRRGWNVAEDVFGSARMRTSSNALEDEESLKWAALEKLPTYNRLRTTVLKSFIENENDDELGKKSVLQEVDVRKLDTNQRQEFIDRLFKVAEEDNGKFLEKLRNRLDRVGIILPTVEVRFDQLTVGAECYVGDRALPTLPNVARNIAESAFSCLGFRLAERAKINILKDVSGIIKPSRMTLLLGPPSSGKTTLLLALAGRLDPRLKVKGYISYNGHDLKEFVPQKTAAYISQNDVHIAEMTVKETLDFSARCQGVGSRYELLTELERRERDAGIRPEAEVDLFLKATAVEGAESSLITDYTLRILGLDICRDTIIGDEMQRGISGGQKKRVTTGEMIVGPTKTLFMDEISTGLDSSTTFQIVKCVQQIVHSTEATVLMSLLQPAPETYDLFDDIILLSEGQIVYQGPRVHVLEFFESCGFKCPERKGTADFLQEVTSRKDQEQYWADRSKPYRYISVAEFANMFKRLHVGQLLENELSVPYDKARSHKAALVFKKYSVSKKELLKANFDKEWMLIKRNSFLYIFKTFQHTIVSLIASTVFLRTKMHTRNEADGAVYVGVLGFSLVANMFNGIAELALTMKRLPVFYKQRDLLFHPPWAFTLPSFLLALPISALESLVWTVVTYNVAGLAPEASRFFKQLLLVFLIQQMAAGLFRFIAAICRTMTIANTGGSLALLFVTLLSGFVLPKDKIPDWWGWGYWVSPLTYGFNAITVNEMFAPRWMNKLASDNQTSLGVEILKNFGVSAQRSWYWIGTAALLGFIVLLNILYTFALTYLNPLGKPEAIISKEQAREMEDNQEDLKEETRLKVNKSKKGLLTSSILICSLQKNYSKHGKEHHAYIQRTILLGEIAIQPVSTHSTSTLISRKEDTRLEATSGFAPKRGMVLPFTPLTMTFDSVNYFVDMPREMREQGVTEEKLQLLSSVTGVFRPCVLTALMGVSGAGKTTLMDVLAGRKTGGYIEGDIRISGFPKIQETFARVSGYCEQTDIHSPQLTVRESLIFSAFLRLPREVSKEEKMIFVDEVMGLVELENLKDAIVGLPGVSGLSTEQRKRLTIAVELVANPSIIFMDEPTSGLDARAAAIVMRTVRNTVDTGRTVVCTIHQPSIDIFEAFDELLLMKRGGEVIYAGPIGRHSQKMIEYFEAIPGVQKITEKYNPATWMLNVSSVATEVRHGIDFAETYKSSVLYAQNKALVKELSIPLQGANDLYFPTQYCQSTWSQFKSCLWKQQITYWRSPDYNLVRIVFSLAAALILGTIFWRVGSKRESNADLLTIIGAMFIAVLFIGINNCSTVQPVVAIERTVVYRERAAGMYSAIPYAMAQVIAEIPYIFLQTSYYSLIVYAMVGFEWTAAKFFWFYFVTFFSFLYFTYYGMMTVSITPNHQVASIIAAAFYGIFNIFAGFYIPRPKIPKWWIWYYWICPVSWTLYGLILSQYGDVEDTIKVPGMSPDPKIKDYIRDHFGYESDFMGPAAAVLIGFCVLFAFVYAFCIKTLNFQNR; encoded by the exons ATGGAGGAGGAGAAAGATCGAGGTGCGGCGGGAGAAATAAGAAGGGGACTGAGTCGCAATGCAAGCGTAAACAGGAGCAGCAAAAGAACAATGAGCAGCAGGCGAGGTTGGAACGTGGCGGAGGATGTTTTTGGAAGCGCCAGGATGCGTACCAGTAGTAATGCTTTGGAGGATGAGGAATCCCTAAAATGGGCTGCTTTAGAAAAGTTACCAACTTATAATCGACTGCGGACGACTGTTTTGAAATCTTTCATCGAAAATGAGAATGACGACGAGCTGGGCAAGAAGTCAGTGCTCCAAGAAGTTGATGTCCGAAAGCTTGACACCAATCAACGCCAAGAATTCATTGACAGGCTCTTTAAAGTTGCTGAGGAAGATAATGGCAAGTTCTTGGAAAAGCTCAGAAACCGGCTCGACAG AGTTGGGATTATTCTTCCCACGGTGGAAGTTAGGTTCGACCAGTTAACTGTTGGAGCCGAATGTTACGTCGGGGACAGAGCTCTTCCCACGTTGCCAAATGTCGCCAGAAATATTGCGGAGTCGGCTTTCAGTTGTCTTGGCTTCCGACTGGCCGAGAGAGCCAAAATCAATATACTAAAAGACGTCTCCGGCATTATAAAACCTTCCAG GATGACGCTTCTATTAGGACCACCATCTTCTGGGAAAACAACGCTCTTATTGGCTCTAGCAGGAAGATTAGACCCTCGTTTGAAG GTGAAAGGATACATATCTTACAACGGCCATGACCTGAAAGAATTTGTGCCGCAAAAGACAGCGGCATACATTAGCCAAAATGATGTCCACATTGCAGAAATGACAGTGAAAGAAACACTCGATTTCTCTGCAAGATGCCAAGGGGTTGGATCCCGATACG AACTTTTGACTGAGCTTGAAAGGAGGGAAAGGGACGCTGGCATTCGCCCTGAGGCTGAAGTTGATCTTTTCTTGAAG GCAACAGCTGTGGAAGGTGCCGAAAGCAGTCTCATTACCGACTACACTCTCAGA ATATTGGGACTAGATATTTGCCGAGATACTATTATTGGGGATGAAATGCAGCGAGGGATCTCCGGGGGTCAAAAAAAGCGTGTCACAACAG GAGAAATGATTGTTGGACCAACCAAGACACTGTTTATGGATGAAATATCAACAGGCCTTGACAGCTCTACAACATTTCAAATAGTCAAGTGCGTACAACAGATTGTGCACTCGACAGAGGCTACCGTGCTAATGTCCCTCCTGCAGCCTGCTCCCGAGACTTATGACCTCTTTGATGATATCATCCTTTTGTCAGAAGGCCAAATTGTATATCAGGGTCCAAGAGTGCACGTTCTTGAATTCTTTGAGAGCTGTGGTTTCAAGTGTCCAGAGAGAAAGGGAACTGCTGATTTCCTGCAGGAG GTTACGTCAAGAAAAGACCAGGAGCAGTACTGGGCAGACCGAAGCAAGCCATATAGATATATATCTGTTGCCGAATTTGCAAATATGTTCAAACGTCTCCATGTTGGTCAGCTTCTAGAGAACGAGCTCTCAGTCCCTTACGACAAGGCACGGAGTCACAAAGCAGCTCTAGTGTTCAAAAAGTACTCGGTCTCTAAAAAAGAGCTTCTAAAAGCAAATTTTGACAAGGAGTGGATGCTAATCAAGAGAAACTCTTTTTTATACATTTTCAAGACTTTCCAACACACCATTGTATCACTCATCGCATCAACGGTGTTCCTAAGGACTAAAATGCACACCAGAAATGAAGCCGATGGCGCAGTTTACGTTGGAGTATTGGGGTTTAGCTTGGTTGCCAATATGTTTAATGGTATTGCTGAACTTGCACTTACCATGAAGCGACTTCCGGTCTTTTACAAGCAAAGGGATCTTCTTTTCCATCCGCCGTGGGCCTTTACCTTACCATCTTTCCTGCTAGCATTACCAATATCCGCGTTAGAGTCTCTTGTGTGGACGGTTGTAACGTACAACGTCGCTGGATTAGCCCCTGAAGCCAGCAG GTTCTTCAAGCAACTATTGCTAGTATTTCTGATCCAGCAGATGGCAGCCGGATTATTTAGGTTTATTGCGGCAATCTGTAGAACAATGACAATTGCAAATACTGGAGGAAGTCTAGCTCTTCTCTTTGTCACTCTCTTGAGTGGTTTTGTCCTTCCTAAAG ATAAAATTCCTGATTGGTGGGGTTGGGGATACTGGGTTTCACCTCTAACGTATGGTTTCAATGCCATCACCGTCAATGAAATGTTTGCTCCAAGGTGGATGAACAAATTG GCTTCTGATAATCAAACAAGTTTAGGAGTGGAAATACTGAAGAACTTCGGTGTCTCCGCCCAAAGATCTTGGTATTGGATTGGTACAGCAGCCCTACTGGGCTTTATAGTACTTTTGAACATCCTTTACACATTTGCCCTCACGTACCTTAACC CTCTTGGAAAGCCGGAAGCTATAATTTCCAAAGAGCAGGCAAGGGAGATGGAAGATAATCAAGAAGATCTGAAGGAAGAAACAAGACTTAAAGTGAACAAGTCAAAGAAAGGTTTACTCACAAGCTCAATTCTTATCTGCTCATTACAAAAAAATTACAGTAAACATGGAAAGGAACACCATGCTTATATACAGCGTACAATTCTtttaggagaaatagcaatccAGCCAGTGAGCACGCACTCCACTAGCACTTTAATCAGTAGAAAGGAAGATACACGTCTTGAGGCTACAAGTGGTTTTGCTCCTAAGAGAGGAATGGTTCTGCCATTCACCCCACTCACCATGACCTTTGACAGCGTGAATTATTTCGTGGACATGCCCCGT GAAATGAGAGAACAAGGAGTCACAGAGGAGAAGCTCCAATTACTTAGTAGCGTAACTGGCGTATTTCGGCCATGTGTTTTAACTGCACTAATGGGAGTCAGCGGAGCAGGAAAGACTACCCTGATGGATGTTTTAGCTGGACGGAAAACAGGTGGTTACATCGAAGGCGACATAAGAATATCTGGATTCCCAAAGATACAAGAAACATTTGCTAGAGTTTCAGGTTACTGTGAACAAACTGATATCCACTCACCTCAATTAACTGTCCGTGAATCTCTGATTTTTTCGGCTTTCCTTCGGCTCCCCCGAGAAGTCAGCAAGGAGGAAAAGATG ATTTTTGTGGATGAAGTGATGGGCCTGGTTGAACTAGAGAACCTAAAAGATGCCATTGTGGGGCTTCCAGGAGTTAGTGGTTTGTCTACAGAGCAGCGAAAGAGACTGACTATAGCAGTTGAGCTTGTTGCCAATCCCTCCATCATATTTATGGATGAACCCACTTCTGGCCTTGATGCAAGAGCAGCAGCCATTGTTATGAGGACAGTGAGAAATACAGTCGACACGGGGAGAACAGTTGTATGCACAATTCATCAGCCTAGCATAGACATTTTTGAAGCTTTTGATGAG CTACTTTTGATGAAAAGAGGAGGCGAAGTGATTTATGCAGGACCAATAGGACGGCATTCCCAGAAAATGATAGAATACTTTGAG GCAATTCCTGGAGTGCAAAAGATTACAGAGAAGTACAATCCAGCAACATGGATGCTAAATGTTAGCTCAGTTGCCACCGAAGTTAGGCATGGAATTGATTTTGCTGAGACATACAAATCCTCAGTATTGTATGC ACAAAATAAGGCTCTAGTGAAAGAGTTGAGCATACCACTTCAAGGTGCAAATGACCTCTATTTCCCTACACAATATTGTCAATCCACGTGGAGTCAATTCAAATCCTGCCTGTGGAAGCAACAGATAACTTACTGGAGAAGTCCCGATTATAACCTTGTCAGAATCGTCTTCAGTTTAGCTGCCGCACTCATTCTTGGAACAATTTTTTGGAGAGTTGGAAGTAAAAG GGAGAGCAATGCTGATCTTCTGACCATCATTGGGGCTATGTTCATTGCTGTACTTTTTATTGGGATCAATAATTGTTCGACTGTGCAACCAGTTGTTGCCATCGAAAGAACTGTTGTTTATCGGGAAAGAGCTGCTGGGATGTACTCAGCCATACCATATGCCATGGCACAA GTTATTGCAGAGATACCATACATATTTTTGCAAACTTCCTACTATTCACTTATAGTGTATGCCATGGTGGGCTTCGAATGGACAGCAGCAAAATTTTTCTGGTTCTACTTTGTGaccttcttctcttttctctaCTTCACATATTACGGAATGATGACAGTTTCCATCACACCAAACCACCAAGTGGCATCAATAATTGCAGCAGCATTCTACGGAATTTTCAATATCTTCGCTGGATTCTACATCCCCAGACCA AAAATTCCCAAATGGTGGATATGGTACTACTGGATTTGCCCTGTGTCATGGACACTCTACGGACTAATCTTATCACAATATGGTGATGTAGAGGATACAATCAAAGTCCCCGGAATGTCTCCTGATCCAAAAATCAAAGATTATATCAGGGATCACTTCGGATACGAATCAGACTTCATGGGACCAGCGGCAGCAGTTTTGATCGGTTTCTGTGTTTTGTTTGCATTTGTGTACGCTTTCTGCATTAAGACACTGAACTTCCAGAATAGATAG
- the LOC113741652 gene encoding protein DMR6-LIKE OXYGENASE 2: protein MKKTLMSTPESLPDNTIIDFRAPPPSPVASGRRSSFNNEDALSEFLENSLKVPDLILPDSVFPQQKSVQNPPKLDFRYLNSIENDSVTKFVDSVARIGCFEVVNHGVPEGLIKSVLAAGAGIFGISQEKRKLVTRSLEKPYGFEEFHGEEEKAVTEEFVWSQDESLKMDMEGIWPGGYSNFSERMQKLVLAIENVAVTALEFLEQNTSTITRENVKQDPEFGPICYLHKHNGHIINGDQSVNSVLRYDVIRMLVRGSEFPHAICLHICDGAEEFHVYSKKGWASFCPDQGTIIITTGDQLQASGKGPYKHVMGRPIFRGADQERMSMVFPYPSVILKCDKHHKEQKISICWQFIATLILTLFFHFAVRLQSHTRK from the exons ATGAAGAAAACTCTCATGAGTACACCGGAATCATTGCCGGACAATACCATTATTGATTTCCGTGCACCGCCACCTTCTCCAGTTGCCTCTGGCCGGCGATCTTCCTTCAACAATGAAGATGCTTTGTCTGAATTCTTGGAAAATTCCCTCAAAGTTCCTGACCTCATTCTTCCTGATAGCGTTTTTCCTCAACAGAAATCCGTTCAAAACCCGCCAAAGCTTGATTTTCGGTATTTAAACTCGATTGAAAATGATTCGGTCACCAAGTTTGTCGATTCTGTTGCTCGAATTGGATGTTTTGAGGTTGTCAACCATGGAGTTCCTGAGGGGCtgatcaaatctgttttggctGCTGGGGCTGGAATTTTCGGGATAtcacaagagaaaaggaagttggTGACGAGATCGCTGGAGAAGCCATATGGGTTCGAAGAGTTTCATGGGGAAGAGGAGAAAGCTGTTACTGAAGAATTTGTTTGGTCACAAGATGAAAGCTTGAAGATGGATATGGAGGGAATCTGGCCAGGAGGATATTCAAATTTCAG TGAAAGGATGCAAAAGCTTGTGTTAGCCATTGAGAACGTGGCCGTCAcagctttggaatttctggagcaGAACACATCAACTATAACCAGGGAAAATGTAAAACAGGATCCAGAATTTGGTCCAATCTGTTACCTCCACAAGCATAATGGCCACATTATAAATGGAGATCAGTCTGTAAATTCAGTACTGAGATATGATGTTATCAGGATGCTGGTTAGAGGATCTGAATTCCCTCATGCAATATGTTTGCACATTTGCGATGGAGCTGAAGAATTCCACGTCTATTCCAAGAAAGGTTGGGCCTCTTTTTGCCCAGATCAGGGTACCATAATAATCACCACCGGAGATCAATTACAG GCAAGCGGCAAGGGACCATACAAGCATGTCATGGGAAGGCCAATATTCAGAGGTGCTGATCAAGAACGCATGTCCATGGTCTTTCCGTATCCTTCAGTCATCCTCAAATGTGATAAACATCACAAggaacaaaaaatttcaatttgttggCAATTTATAGCTACTCTTATACTGacacttttctttcattttgctgTCCGCCTTCAAAGCCATACAAGGAAATAG
- the LOC113741445 gene encoding protein SAWADEE HOMEODOMAIN HOMOLOG 1: MEAFTRGVYLLHLQNLVATLTVLLRVKGSEQKYSNKSLVPFGPFPSTLRLTPFYFASLVTFFFFGVKFHSPFSERSWSEFMDDRLNSVEMENAFDPEFTLAEIVEMEILYKEMGGKSLNQQFYQELATKFSTSVHRCGKSSIGCEQVQSWFGDLEKELEAKVSSFRRKVEKSVGPTKLAMNKSEVQKPSFVKSEEIDASMPAEVPNFADENSQKPKGVSVAELSELVFEARSSKDLAWYDVASFLNYRVTSTGELEVRVRYVGYDKDQDEWLNVKRSVRERSIPLEPSECDRVKVGDLVLCFRENEDDAVYCDARVVDIQRIAHDSDCCCCIFLVRYDLDFFEDQVQLKKLCCRPAT, from the exons ATGGAAGCCTTTACTCGTGGGGTCTATTTGCTACATTTACAAAACTTGGTAGCTACTTTGACAGTTTTACTACGAGTTAAGGGATCCGAACAAAAATACTCCAATAAATCACTAGTACCTTTCGGTCCTTTCCCTTCGACTCTCCGATTAACGCCGTTTTACTTTGCCTCTCtcgtaacattttttttttttggggtcaaatttCATAGCCCGTTTTCAGAGAGAAGTTGGTCTGAGTTCATGGACGACAGGCTTAATTCAGTAGAAATGGAAAATGCGTTTGACCCCGAGTTCACACTAGCTGAG ATTGTGGAAATGGAAATCTTGTACAAGGAAATGGGAGGGAAATCCCTTAACCAACAGTTCTATCAGGAACTCGCTACCAAGTTCAG CACCTCAGTTCATCGATGTGGCAAATCTTCAATAGGATGCGAACAG GTGCAAAGCTGGTTTGGTGATCTAGAGAAAGAATTGGAAGCTAAAGTTTCTTCCTTTCGCCGGAAAGTTGAGAAATCTGTTGGTCCTACCAAGTTAGCAATGAATAAAAGTGAAGTTCAAAAACCTTCATTTGTTAAGAGTGAAGAAATTGATGCTTCCATGCCTGCAGAAGTCCCAAACTTTGCGGATGAAAATTCTCAAAAGCCCAAAG GTGTTAGTGTTGCAGAGCTTTCAGAGTTGGTTTTTGAGGCTAGATCCTCAAAGGATCTTGCTTG GTATGATGTTGCTTCTTTCCTCAATTACAGAGTTACAAGTACAGGAGAGCtc GAAGTTCGTGTACGATATGTTGGTTATGATAAAGACCAAGATGAGTGGTTGAATGTGAAACGATCTGTACGTGAACGTTCTATTCCTTTAGAGCCTTCAGAATGTGACAGAGTGAAGGTTGGGGACCTGGTCTTGTGCTTCAGG gaaaatgaagatgatgCTGTATATTGTGATGCACGAGTAGTGGATATCCAAAGAATAGCTCATGATAGTGATTGCTGCTGTTGCATATTTCTCGTTCGTTATGACCTAGATTTTTTTGAG GACCAAGTTCAGCTAAAGAAATTGTGTTGCAGGCCAGCAACATAA